A segment of the Odoribacter splanchnicus DSM 20712 genome:
ATTGAATGGTAAAACGGGTTAAAACGGAAAAATGGTATAAGAATCTGTAATTTAGATACGAAGACTTTTTTGCAACGCAGTATTTTTGTATGTAGAATTTTTATTGAATAATGCAGTGGTAAGCGCTGGAGTTGTTGTTACGAGCGATGTAGCTGTGAATACGGTTGTCGGCGGTGTACCGGTAAAATTTATCAGGATTACTATGGCTTCGGACGGTATCGTGCGCTTGTCGAAAATTGAAGTTCGGCCGGAATATCTCGACGCCTATCTGAAATATGCTACTGAAGTCGGTGAAATATCCTTGCGTCGTGAACCCGGTGTATTGACTATGTATGCTGTTCGTGAAAAGGAAAATCCTTGTCGGATAACTATTCTTGAAACATAACTTTATCCAATAAATACCATTATGAACAAGATCTATTTATTTTTAGTATTCAGTATTTTAACAACAATCGGTATGGCACAGGAAAAAATCAAACAAACAGCGGGGCGTGACCAGTTGGGAACATTCGCTCCCAAATTCGCAGAACTCAATGACGACGTTCTTTTCGGCGAAGTTTGGAGTCGTACGGACAAACTCGGCTTGCGTGACCGTAGTTTGGTAACAATCACTTCACTCATCAGTCAGGGGATAACGGACAGTTCGCTGACATTCCATTTGCAATCGGCCCGGAACAACGGCATTACCCGAACAGAGATTGCAGAGATTATCACGCACATCGGTTTTTATGCGGGTTGGCCGAAAGCTTGGGCTGCGTTCCGGCTTGCCAAGGAAGTGTGGGCCGAAGATACGAACGGTGAGGAGGCGAAAGCTGCTTTCCAACGTGAGATGATCTTTCCCATCGGAGAACCGAATGCGGCCTATGCCCGGTATTTCACCGGCAATAGTTATCTTGCACCTATATCGCGTGAACAGGTTTATATTTCCAATGTCACGTTCGAGCCGGGTTGCCGGAACAATTGGCATATCCACCGCGCGAAAAAGGGAGGCGGACAGATGCTTATCGGTGTTGCCGGACGAGGTTGGTATCAGGAAGAGGGTAAACCGGCCGTAGAAATTTTACCCGGCACAGTGATCCATATTCCCGCTAACGTGAAACATTGGCATGGGGCAGCAGCCGACAGTTGGTTCGCTCACCTGGCGTTCGAGATTCCGGGAGAAGGCTCTTCTAACGAGTGGCTCGAACCTGTAAACGATGAAGCATATAATAAAATTCAAAAATAAAAACCGGCTTTCTATGTATAAATTTATATTCGTATTATTGGTGGTCGTTGGAATGGCGACTGCCTCGAATGCCCAAGAAAAACAAAATATGAAACAATCGGATAACAAGCCGCTTGTTGCCTATTTCTCGGTGACAGGAACTACGGCACGTGCAGCTGAGAAATTAGCCCGGGTTACGGGTGGAGAACTTTATGCGATAACCCCTGTCGAATCGTATACAAATGCCGATCTCGACTGGAATGACAAAAGGTCGCGTAGTTCGGTAGAGATGAACGATCCGAAGTCGCGTCCGGCCATTCAGGAAGCGAAAAAGAATATTGCCGATTATGATGTGATTTTTATCGGCTATCCGATCTGGTGGAATCTTGCTCCACGTATTATCGATACGTTCATTGAAACTCATCACCTGGCAGGTAAGACTCTTATTCCTTTCGCTACATCGGGTGGAAGCGGCATTACCAACAGTGTCGGCGCATTGAAAAAGGCTTATCCCGACCTGAACTGGAAAGAGGGAAAGCTATTGAACCGAATGGACGAGAACGGTATCCGTGAATGGATCGGTAAAACGTCGAAGGATTAGCGTAGCCCGGAAGGGACGCTGATCTTTTTCTGGCTTTGCCGGAAAGACCTGGCATTTTGTACTTGTTCGTGTTCGGTGACCCGGTCGCTTCTGTCGGTCAGTTGGCTTTTTCTTTCACTGACCGGCGGAACTCCTCACTTCGCAAAAAAACTTTACGTTACATTTCCGTCAGACACCAGGGCGTTCAGAAAAAAGTAAGATACCACTCGCCAGAGCTCCAATGGTCACCGAACACAAATACCTTCGACTGATGCTAGCACTTCATGGGAAACGAACGGCGACCTTAAAAATATGAACTCCTACAAAACAGATATTTTCTGAACCCCTCATATTAAGATTTTGCTTGTAAATCAGTGTTTTATAAAAATCCGGTTAGGTAACTCAGGTATTCCTGCTCCGATAGAGGCCTGTCTTTTTATTCAATAAAACTTTCCTTCTCCTTCCTTTGACTTGTAGTGCTGACGGCACAAAACCCGGAATCGGAATAGAAAGAAAAAATAAATCCTGGAATTTTTTAGTTACGACAGTTACAGAAATCAGATCTAACCGCTATAATAGTTGTAACAAAAAAAATAGACGATTATTTGGGTTAAATAAAATACAAAATGTGAGATAAATGTATGAAAAATTTATACAAACTAAACATCTAGCCGTCAATTTTATACAAAAATTTGCGCATAAATACGATTTGACAAGTTATTACGCTAATATAATCGTTCGTTTAATCTTGCAAAATCACAGACCATGAAGAAATTACTGTTTTTTATCATCTTGTGTTCTCTCTTTTCTTGTTCGACAGAGACACAGGAAGAGCAACCGGTCGTTACCGGAAAAAATTTTGCCTTATCCCTGTATAGCACAGATTCTATTTATCAATCGGGAATCGATTCCTTGTTCTTATTCTATTTCCCCGAGAGTTCGACTCCGGTCAAACCGATCTATTTTCAACAAGAGTTGGCTTGGGGAGATCCGGTTGCATTCCAGGATCTGGAGCCGGAACCTTACACCTTTATTACGATAGCTTGTTCGGGTTCTCTCGAAGAGTTGAAAGATCATATGGTCTTTTATCGGGACTGCATCGGGATCGAAAAACACGAAAATACATCCGGTAACTTATTCGGTGGAGTATTGAAAGCAGACCCCATCTCAGGAGAAAAGAAGTTTGAACTCCAAAGATTAGTCGGTGGAATTAAAGTTAATATCACCAATTTAGACTCTTTAAATATACAAAATACCCCCGATTGCTATATTACAAATTCCCCTGCAGAAATCTATTTAGGAAATTATGAAGGTGAACTTGAATACTATGGCAAATATATTCCAACAGACAATTCCTGGAACTATATTTTCCCGACCAATGGAGTAGTAAAAGGTCAGATAGTAATCGATAGTTATGACGCAGACGGTAATTACAATCCCAGAATATTCGAGTTTACCGGTAAAAATGCAGTCGAAGCCAACAAAAAACTCGAATTGAATTTCATGCTCCGGAAAAAAGCCATAACGAAAAGTGGAGCCGAAGATTGGCAGTTAACACTCGAAGAAGAAGTAAGCGTTTTATAATCCAAAAAGAATCAAGATATGAAAAAAATAACCTATAGCATCGTTCTGCTTTGGAGTGTTCTTTTTTGTTCCTGTCAAAAGGAAGATACGCTCACGACAGTCCCTGAAGGAGGAGTACAACTGAATTTCAGCGGAGCTCAGGCTAACCTCAGCGCAGAGGAATTAAGTAATATCGTCGAAACCTTTCACGTGCTTATCTACGACGAAACAGGAAATTTCGTCAGACATAGCGAATACGAAAATCTGAAAAGTGTCTCTCCGGTCAAACTTCCCATCGGACAGTATACTTTCGCTTATCTTTCCAACATCAAATCGGATTTAATCAGCGGTATTCAGGAAGATAAGAAATTAGAAGACATCACCCTCTCTCTGGAGGAATCGGAAGGTAATGTTTTAAGTGCCGGAAGTATTTTCAAAGGCATCGATACCCTCACCGTTGGAAAAGACAGCAAGAGTAATGCCGCCCTGCAACGCCTTGTGGGACGCATGGATATCGAACTCAAAGGGATCGGCAACGATGTAACTGTGAAATCGGTCGCTTTAACCGGATCTCCTAAAAAGATCCGGTTCAACGGAGAAGCCGAAGGAGAAAGCGTCAAGCTGAATATCCCGATGGCTAAAAAACAGGACGGTGTATATGTCGGTCAGGCCATCACTTTCCCCACCACGGATTCTGTCGCTTCACTCGAATTTGTACTGGAAAGCAACGAAGGCGTTAAAACATTTGACATTCCTTTGAAGAATAAAGTAGAAGCCAATAAAATCCATACCATTCATGCCACCTCTAACCTGACCGGAGGGATTTGGAACATCACCTTCGATATGGAAACCACTCCATGGGGAGCGACTATTTCAGAAGATGTGACCGCCAATGAAATGCTTTTATTGGATACCGTACATCTCCACCTTACTTTTGCTGACCAAATGAACGTAGGTAGTATCCGGAATATCCACCTGTCGATTAAAAATAAAAAGACCGACCAGACAGTTTATTTCCATAGTCCCCGATGTTCATCGGATAAGGATACCCTGTTAATTACACAGTCTTTCTTTGGCCGGGAAAAATTAAGCGATGGGGAATATACCATAACCGATTTCGTTTGTCTGGACAGCCTGGGTACGACACTTTATGATATCAGAATGTGTAACCCGCAAACCCTGGTAATCGATGAAAACGGAACAGCCTGTCTTCATTTACCGGCGCTACCTACAGTATCGGAAACCGACCGTCAGGCTATGTTCGATTTACGGGATGCTTTACCTGCCGACAATGATTACGCTTTACAATGGAAACGGGCAGGCCAAAAGATCAGTTTATGGGAAGGGGTTACCCTGAACGAGGAAGGACGGGTTGTCGGAATCGGATACGACGAACTCAAGTACTTAGGTAACTACGCAACCAAAGCGATTGCCGGGACAATGAGCGACACAACTACTCCTGATGAAGAACTGGGTGTTTCATGGAGTCTGCCGGAATCTTTTAAACAATTGACAGCATTAAAGATTTTCAATTTCGATGATAATCCGCTGACAGAAATTCCGGTATTCCTGAAAGATATGACTACGCTGGAACAATTATCCATCAGCTGTACAGCTGAAAATACACTTCCGGTATTTCCGGCAAATTTACGTTATCTGGTTGTCTATTCGAATACGACAGTGTTCCCGGCCCATATCGCCGATCTCACCCAACTGGAATATATCGGTCTCGCTGGATTTAATAAAAAGGGCATCACCATAGAAACCGATTTCACGAAATTGAGCAATCTCAGAGTACTGGAACTCGAAGCCGAGATGAATATAAATAACAATACTTTCCCGGCCAGTTTATGGAACTGTTCACAATTGAACGAGCTGACGCTCATAGGATTCAATAATCTTCAGCTTCCATCCTCCCTGCATCTGAGCTCACTCAAAGAGTTGAGAATCTGTAATACCGATCTGCAACCCTCACAAATCGAACCGATCAAGAGTTTATCCCTTACTACACTGAGTATATCTTCACCGACATTCAGTAAAAACGGGTTCCCGGATTGGATCGGTACAATGACCACGATCACCGATTTAAGTCTGGAAAATTGCGGGCTCACCACTGTTCCTGCTTCTCTGGACGGACTTATTAATCTGACTAGTCTGAATTTATGGGGGAATCCTGATTTAAACGGTAAACTTCCCGAAAAACTATTGGAAAAATACAACAACAACAGTTTACGGGTCGATATCGAATCAGATTCCGATTTTGTTCCGGACGGTATCCTTCTTAAAATCACTCCCGGATATATCTCTACATTCTCTGCTGCAGGGGATACTTGCCGGCTGACCGTCGAGAGTAATACCGATTGGGTTGTTGAAATTAGCGAAGGCGATAGTGAATACATCCATTTCTCCCGAACCACGGGAAATGGGAATGCTACTGTTATCCTTACCGTTGACGCAAATCAGGGAATTGAAGAATACAACAACAGCCGTTATTTCAATTTCTCCTTCATAGCCGGATCTCATCGCCGCGATTTCTATGTTTACCAACCTTACGAACAAGTAATTTTGAAACCGGTTTGGTGGAATCAACTCGGAGAACGTTACCTGGGCGAATACTCTGCCATAAAATACCGTTTGATTATCGAAATTACGGGTCGAACTGAATTCAATACGACAGAAGAGATTATCGAAGCAGCTAAAACATTGAAAAATTATCTGGCAGAAAATCCGGTATACGATGAGAACGGACAATTGATAACGGTTCCTTATGCCGGTTAAATGAATAAATGTTAACATTAAACTGAATCAAAGTGAAAAAGATATTCTATTTATTTCTGATTTTATCACTGGCATTCGGATTGCAGAGTTGCGGCGGATCAGGCGGTAGCGCAGACGATCCGGAACCCGGACCTGAACCCGGAGCAACCAAAGCCAAAGTGTCCTTTGCACTGAAAAGTGATATAAACGGTGTTCAGGACAATGACCTGAAAACTGCATTAACTCATTTGCGCCTCTATTTGTACGACAAAGACCAGAAATTGGTATCCGTAAATAAATACACTTCCGCAGATGCTCTCAAAGCCATCGAATTGGAAAAAGGAAATTATACCGTTGTGCTGGTCGGGAATGTTCCGGAAGACGGGAATATTTCCTCCGAAATAATCGGTACGCCACTTTCCGGCATGTCTGTACAATTGACAAAAGCAGAAGGAGCCACCCATTACACTCCTTTGGGAGATGTGATGTTCGCTAAAAGTACTCTGACGGTCGACGACAAAGACCTGACGGTCGGCTTAAGCGTAAAACGGACTCTATCTGCCACGAAAGTGCAGCTAACCGATTATTCCGGTCAGATTTCCGATGCCGGGGTCCTCGTACCCGGAGTCGGTACGATGTTCGGATTCGGTGACGATAAATGGACCGAACCAGGCACTGTCTTCGTTACGATGAAAGCCGGAGCCATCACCAAAGCGGCCGAAACCGGAAAGCAATACAGTATTTTCCTGAATGTCACCATCGTGAATACAACAGGAGAAATTGAAAAGAAAATTCAATGCAATATTATTGCCCGGGACGAAACCGGACAGGTATTGGCTGCCCAATTGCTGGAAGTGCCTGCTACGACCCAGCCCAACACCGAGGTGTCACTCAACCTATCCGTCGAATCGGATCCTGCAGAAAAATCAATGTTTCTGTCAGTGAAGTGGAGGTGAAGAACGAAGAAGGCAAGAAAGAAAACGTCACGCCGGACGATATCACAAAGCAGGAAACCGATATCGATCCCGACCTGACTCCCGAAGACTGGACGACAGGAAATGAAGAGGATATTGAAATCGGTACCAAAGAAGATTTCATCACTCCCGGCGGACAAGCGAACGATTGGCAACAAGGAGAAGATGAACAGGTCACTTTCGACAGTACTAACCTTCAATTCCGATAACAAAATACACCGGCAGTTCAAAAATCTTTTTTGAACTGCCGGTAACTTTTTAAATCCGGTTAACGGATTCTTTCAATCCTCTCTCTATTTTTTCTTCCCTTTTTTAGGCATGATTTCCTGATTTGTTTCCTCTGCCATATAACTGGCTTCATGTTTTTTCTTCATGCCTTTCGGTTTTTTGTTTCCAGCTGCTCCCATGGCTCTATTCTCATTTTAAATGGTTAAATAAATTGATCATAAATAGGAGTAGTCAACGGTTATTAAAAATAGCTGGACTGCTCATTCTCCGCTTAGGCAAATCTTATGCCAGAAACAAAAAAAAATGTTTACATCGGCCTTTGACACAAATTCTGCCTTTTTTTCATGAAGATTTGTCATTTTCCAGCAACCAAGTATAAGCTTTCATCGTTCAAATAAAAAAATCAAAGACATGAAAAAAAGAAAAAATAACATCTGGCTGACTATCGGAGTCATTGTCATCTGTGTATTATTGCTTTACTGGCTTTTTGCCCGTACGCTTATCGTCGAAGACGAAGAACTCGGGACTACCGATGTTCCGGCACTTATCGAGCAATCTCCCGGTGAATAATCCTTCGCCGGATCCATTCGTCCAGGGAATAGCTGCCGGCTCCGCCCCACAGCAAAAATACATACACGCCCAGATAAAGTAAAGGCAACTCTCTCACTGCAAAAGGATCGGCACCATGAATAACGAAAAAAGCCATCAGCATTCCGAACATCAAGGGGAGAGCAGCCAACCGGGTCATTAACCCGAAGATCAGCAAACACGAACATCCCACCTCTGCAAATAGAATCAATAGGAGCGATAAGGTGCTACCCACGCCTAAAGGATCAGGAAAAGTAGCGCTTAAAGTCGAAAAGGACGCTAATTTCGCCCACCCATGACTCAACATCATTCCTCCTATAAACAAACGCAGGAAAAGTAAAGCTCCGTCCAGATGTTTCCGGTCAGAAGCTACTAATTTCAATAACAACTCTTTCATAAAACAAACTTTTTTTATCTTTCTACGGAAAAAGGTTTCCTAAAGTTCGTCATTTATTCTTTACCCCTTTAATCACATCCACAATCTCCTACCCGGAAAATATCATAACTAACGGTTATACAGGCTTGTAAAGGAAATACATTCTTACCCGAAATTCCCCTGGAATGCATCAGATCATTCAGGCCGGCACTCACCCGGCACATCACATTCAGATGTTTCACGATCCGGTATTCATAGCCGAAAGTCAGGCCGGCATTCCATTTCTCCGTTTCATCGTCTAAAGCGACAGCCGGATCCGGTCCCGATACCCCGGATTTATTTTGAAAATAATAACCGGCATATCCACCGAAAAGCAAAGATGCCCGGTTACAGTTCAGCATATATTTAAGATATACCGGAAGTTGTAGTTCCTTTAGCCGAAACCGTACCTTCTGCTTCCGGTCTGTATTTTCCCCTGGGGCATACCGGCTATCGAACCGATGGTCTGCATAATTGACTTCCGTACCCAAAAACCATTTCCGGGTAAAAGGAATAGTCATCTTCAATCCACCGACCGGCACAACAAACATCCGGACATCGCGGAAAGGAATTCCCACCGACGTTCCGCCACCGGCCTGCAGGGCCACCGCCAGATCATAATCCTTACGCCTGACCAACTGCCCGGAACTTTCCACCCCGATCAATAAACCCAAAAGACAAAAAACAATTCCTTTCATATCAAAGCCGAAACCATTATTTTTTCAGAATGATCGTTTTTTCCGACGATTTGACTTTCAAACTCTGGAAATCCCATTGCCGTACTCCTTTCTGGAAATCCAGCTCATATACATTTTCATTCCAGACAATCTCCAGCCACACAGCCACTGTCCCCGCAGCATTATAACGCCCTTCCCTGATCCGGACTTCCACCGGTCCGTATTGGCGATCGGTAAACGATTGCTCTCCGGTAAACACATAACTTCCCGGCGTACGTCCTTTATCGACCTGTAGCCCGGCTATATCGACATAAAACTGAGGTCCCGGACCATTCTCGTCTTCCAGGATCACTTTATCGTCCAGGGTCATATTCATCTGTCCTTTCTCCCAAAACAGATTGACCGTAGCGGCTTCATTCATCAGTTGCTGATTCCCGTCGTACATCGGTCCGATATATATCCCCGGCATCACCTGCGCCATCTCCGGGATAGGACGCTGCAAATGATAAGTGATGTGAAAATCATACAGATTACGGTAAGCTGCCTCCAGCAAATAAGCATAATATTCATCTACTGGCGCCCAGTACGACAACAAATTCTCCAACCCTATCCGATCGAGAGTCAATGTCAGAGCATTCATATCCCCCTGAGGAAACAAATCCATATAATCACCGTCCCGGCCGATCCGGATATAATCACCACTGTAGTAATAATCGTAACCGAACCGATCGCCGTCCGGACAATTGACATCGATCCTTCTTTTGGAAAACATCAGCTCATCTCCCGGCAAAAACAACAGGTTTCTCTCATCCAGCAAATAATGGAAAAAATCGAATAATTCCGGCGTCTCGAAATCATCATACAGCTTATAAGAATAATCGATATCGTAAACATACCAGGAACCTTCCCGCAAAATATCTTTATATCTTTCCGCGTCTGAATGACAGGAAGAGAATCCACTCAGGAACAATACCAGAATTAGAATCCACGAATAACTTTTCATACAACCGATTTTGTGTTCTGTTAAATATCACAAAGTTAGAAGGATTTTCTTCAATTCATGGAGTTCCGGACAAATTGTTTTAAAATGCTTTTCTGCCGTCTATAGGGCATCAGGCCACTTTCACTTGTTGAAAAGCAGCCTCCAGGACTGCAGCTGTAAGTGACAGCCCTACTCTTCCCATAGAGATGGTGTAACCTGCTTCGGTCTTCCCGCAATACCCCGGAACAACGGCCATTCCCCGAAGCCCCCTGAATTCCTGCCGGGCTGCCCGGCAACTCTCTTCCCACAACACTTCCGGAGCACCGAAATTCCCATCCGTCAGCATAAAATTACGTGAATCGTGCCATTCCGCCTGATCGAACAATTTGCTGAACAACAGAGAAGCCAGAATATCTCCCTTAGCCAGGATATAATCCTTCATACAATGAGAAGATTCACGCAATACTCCGACATGATGCAGAATACCGTACAAATCGTTCAATTCCTTCTGCAATTCAACTTTATACTCTTCGAGCTTCCGTCCGGCTAAAAGCTCATAAGCCAATTGTTCATGAACCTGTTTTAATTCATTGAACTCATTTTCAAATCCTGCTCCTCTCCGCAAACTCAACCCATACAACTGCCGCAAACGGGGCATCACGCCCTTTAAAGCCGATACCACTACAATACTACAACAATTCTGCTCTTTTATTCTATTTTTAATTTCTGCCAGGGTTTCCTGATTCTGAAGGACAGCACCCTTGAATTTCATGACTAACATACCTTTTGAAATTTTTAAACGATAAACTTTAGATTAGAATCCTGAAAAG
Coding sequences within it:
- a CDS encoding DoxX family protein, producing the protein MKELLLKLVASDRKHLDGALLFLRLFIGGMMLSHGWAKLASFSTLSATFPDPLGVGSTLSLLLILFAEVGCSCLLIFGLMTRLAALPLMFGMLMAFFVIHGADPFAVRELPLLYLGVYVFLLWGGAGSYSLDEWIRRRIIHREIAR
- a CDS encoding porin family protein codes for the protein MKGIVFCLLGLLIGVESSGQLVRRKDYDLAVALQAGGGTSVGIPFRDVRMFVVPVGGLKMTIPFTRKWFLGTEVNYADHRFDSRYAPGENTDRKQKVRFRLKELQLPVYLKYMLNCNRASLLFGGYAGYYFQNKSGVSGPDPAVALDDETEKWNAGLTFGYEYRIVKHLNVMCRVSAGLNDLMHSRGISGKNVFPLQACITVSYDIFRVGDCGCD
- a CDS encoding carboxymuconolactone decarboxylase family protein, translating into MNKIYLFLVFSILTTIGMAQEKIKQTAGRDQLGTFAPKFAELNDDVLFGEVWSRTDKLGLRDRSLVTITSLISQGITDSSLTFHLQSARNNGITRTEIAEIITHIGFYAGWPKAWAAFRLAKEVWAEDTNGEEAKAAFQREMIFPIGEPNAAYARYFTGNSYLAPISREQVYISNVTFEPGCRNNWHIHRAKKGGGQMLIGVAGRGWYQEEGKPAVEILPGTVIHIPANVKHWHGAAADSWFAHLAFEIPGEGSSNEWLEPVNDEAYNKIQK
- a CDS encoding FimB/Mfa2 family fimbrial subunit, with product MKKITYSIVLLWSVLFCSCQKEDTLTTVPEGGVQLNFSGAQANLSAEELSNIVETFHVLIYDETGNFVRHSEYENLKSVSPVKLPIGQYTFAYLSNIKSDLISGIQEDKKLEDITLSLEESEGNVLSAGSIFKGIDTLTVGKDSKSNAALQRLVGRMDIELKGIGNDVTVKSVALTGSPKKIRFNGEAEGESVKLNIPMAKKQDGVYVGQAITFPTTDSVASLEFVLESNEGVKTFDIPLKNKVEANKIHTIHATSNLTGGIWNITFDMETTPWGATISEDVTANEMLLLDTVHLHLTFADQMNVGSIRNIHLSIKNKKTDQTVYFHSPRCSSDKDTLLITQSFFGREKLSDGEYTITDFVCLDSLGTTLYDIRMCNPQTLVIDENGTACLHLPALPTVSETDRQAMFDLRDALPADNDYALQWKRAGQKISLWEGVTLNEEGRVVGIGYDELKYLGNYATKAIAGTMSDTTTPDEELGVSWSLPESFKQLTALKIFNFDDNPLTEIPVFLKDMTTLEQLSISCTAENTLPVFPANLRYLVVYSNTTVFPAHIADLTQLEYIGLAGFNKKGITIETDFTKLSNLRVLELEAEMNINNNTFPASLWNCSQLNELTLIGFNNLQLPSSLHLSSLKELRICNTDLQPSQIEPIKSLSLTTLSISSPTFSKNGFPDWIGTMTTITDLSLENCGLTTVPASLDGLINLTSLNLWGNPDLNGKLPEKLLEKYNNNSLRVDIESDSDFVPDGILLKITPGYISTFSAAGDTCRLTVESNTDWVVEISEGDSEYIHFSRTTGNGNATVILTVDANQGIEEYNNSRYFNFSFIAGSHRRDFYVYQPYEQVILKPVWWNQLGERYLGEYSAIKYRLIIEITGRTEFNTTEEIIEAAKTLKNYLAENPVYDENGQLITVPYAG
- a CDS encoding amino acid kinase family protein is translated as MLVMKFKGAVLQNQETLAEIKNRIKEQNCCSIVVVSALKGVMPRLRQLYGLSLRRGAGFENEFNELKQVHEQLAYELLAGRKLEEYKVELQKELNDLYGILHHVGVLRESSHCMKDYILAKGDILASLLFSKLFDQAEWHDSRNFMLTDGNFGAPEVLWEESCRAARQEFRGLRGMAVVPGYCGKTEAGYTISMGRVGLSLTAAVLEAAFQQVKVA
- a CDS encoding flavodoxin, encoding MYKFIFVLLVVVGMATASNAQEKQNMKQSDNKPLVAYFSVTGTTARAAEKLARVTGGELYAITPVESYTNADLDWNDKRSRSSVEMNDPKSRPAIQEAKKNIADYDVIFIGYPIWWNLAPRIIDTFIETHHLAGKTLIPFATSGGSGITNSVGALKKAYPDLNWKEGKLLNRMDENGIREWIGKTSKD
- a CDS encoding FimB/Mfa2 family fimbrial subunit, with amino-acid sequence MKKIFYLFLILSLAFGLQSCGGSGGSADDPEPGPEPGATKAKVSFALKSDINGVQDNDLKTALTHLRLYLYDKDQKLVSVNKYTSADALKAIELEKGNYTVVLVGNVPEDGNISSEIIGTPLSGMSVQLTKAEGATHYTPLGDVMFAKSTLTVDDKDLTVGLSVKRTLSATKVQLTDYSGQISDAGVLVPGVGTMFGFGDDKWTEPGTVFVTMKAGAITKAAETGKQYSIFLNVTIVNTTGEIEKKIQCNIIARDETGQVLAAQLLEVPATTQPNTEVSLNLSVESDPAEKSMFLSVKWR